Proteins from one Salvelinus sp. IW2-2015 linkage group LG32, ASM291031v2, whole genome shotgun sequence genomic window:
- the foxf2a gene encoding forkhead box protein F2a codes for MTTESSQQHLVPSHPLRCSPAAGVMHATLTSAQPVAESSPNASNKGKKGNSGLRRPEKPPYSYIALIVMAIQSSPTKTLTLAEIYQFLQARFPFFMGSYQGWKNSVRHNLSLNECFIKLPKGLGRPGKGHYWTIDPGSEFMFEEGSFRRRPRGFRRKCQALKPMYRMMNGIGFGASILPQNFDFQNPSASLACHANGYNLDVMGNTVPGSYDGLGGGHHVPHMSPSPGSTYMAACQVASNGDYCPDSSSSPLHTSPAAMAVGALDCHSPYASASPYASAPSHWASPGMSPYIKQQSLASNSPTSSALHSSMSPYSLEQSYLHHNGRDSSDISVGLSRYSSPSSPVCDRKDFFLNFNGISSFHPATASGSYYHQLHHHHQSVCQDVKPCIM; via the exons ATGACGACTGAGAGCTCACAGCAACATCTGGTGCCGTCTCATCCTCTGAGATGCAGCCCAGCAGCCGGAGTGATGCACGCCACACTGACGAGCGCACAGCCAGTGGCGGAGAGCTCACCAAATGCATCAAACAAAGGAAAAAAGGGCAACTCTGGCTTGAGGCGACCTGAGAAGCCGCCCTATTCATACATCGCCCTTATTGTGATGGCTATCCAAAGCTCCCCGACAAAGACGCTTACTCTTGCAGAAATATATCAGTTCCTTCAGGCCCGTTTCCCGTTCTTTATGGGGTcttaccagggctggaaaaactcAGTGAGGCACAACCTGTCTTTAAACGAGTGCTTCATCAAACTGCCTAAGGGCCTCGGCAGACCAGGGAAGGGCCACTACTGGACTATAGACCCGGGCAGCGAGTTTATGTTTGAGGAGGGATCCTTCCGTCGCAGACCTCGCGGATTCCGTAGGAAATGCCAAGCTCTGAAACCAATGTATCGAATGATGAATGGCATCGGTTTTGGAGCGTCGATACTGCCCCAAAACTTTGATTTCCAGAACCCCTCCGCGTCCTTGGCATGTCATGCTAACGGTTACAACCTGGACGTGATGGGGAACACGGTGCCAGGGAGCTACGACGGGCTGGGTGGAGGGCATCATGTCCCTCATATGTCACCAAGCCCCGGGTCCACCTACATGGCGGCTTGTCAGGTGGCGTCTAATGGAGACTACTGCCCGGACAGCAGTAGTAGCCCTTTGCACACCTCCCCGGCTGCGATGGCAGTGGGCGCTTTGGACTGTCATTCTCCCTACGCCAGTGCTTCTCCCTATGCCAGTGCCCCCTCACACTGGGCATCACCTGGTATGTCTCCATATATCAAGCAGCAATCCCTGGCCTCAAACAGTCCCACATCCTCCGCCTTGCACTCCAGCATGTCCCCATACTCTCTGGAGCAAAGCTATCTCCATCACAACGGAAGGGACTCATCTGACATTTCAG TGGGATTATCTCGATACTCAAGCCCTTCATCGCCAGTGTGTGAcaggaaagatttttttttaaactttaacgGAATTTCTTCGTTTCACCCGGCGACTGCCAGTGGATCTTACTATCACCAGCTACATCACCACCACCAGAGCGTCTGTCAGGATGTCAAGCCATGCATCATGTGA